Proteins found in one Plasmodium gaboni strain SY75 chromosome 13, whole genome shotgun sequence genomic segment:
- a CDS encoding putative glycosylphosphatidylinositol anchor attachment 1 protein, producing MGFSENPKFSLLINKLIKKSKVIGTFLSIVGVIFFLVFNKFNKNAELDARTFTQFVGNSVLNKKNEKFFNDTNLYFLNYKYEGNEDIIKMIYDYINEYISSNIQHEMVKIKITDTIEQNILISNVGCKYCNNMESLVVVINFDFKERKFFHSLVIGLTLIEHFSKCNYMSKDVIFLFTNKELLYSLGIQEFIQKYFYNNTNIIGKKIIRSSTIIEFDSIYPSNIKINYEGLNGMLPNQDLILLLTNELHFYSIPIKMELTHGSIFDMALEKNYEHGHIYFLRENIPSFTATGVSKVPIRSKMINLFNLTKALQSYLRSQSNTHEGFCHSSNFYFFNTFKRHIPISIYCYSVYLICAYTIMKLFKSATFRSYVNFLTSFYTYLITILIISLPIYLISTNKKFNELLNFKTNYIPKCQEWHPDNFDKYIKIASIWWNVLFFSIIVAFFFNLFISFLVNKKRKIIQQKNDKNESFGGYKKVERVERILILEKIKQLQNEIMKRKGITNNYNNHIKNYNNILYTNENIYNNKNNNNNCENIYNNGEIKKNILVKPKIINSDDEDFLLEKKNSEFIKKIEKQIEILEEKLEFLSNDENVRYIFYNNSIAPFNTMMIYMNIFYFILVVILSSLYNWSYSVLFSMVLVIPISLLNNIRKKTVSIFQRIVLSLFILFMFIYMYPNDNHIWNLRQKLTNLLGNNLSRCCKYLDKHKILQHKYFPESLQFICSNKLLDSFYVKKYFLDNLYIKFNYILDIQNGFLLTLYNIARNHFCIGTATYPLICFTLLPILFYIAFLFFC from the exons ATGGGATTTTCAGAAAATCCCAAATTTTCCCTGCTCATAAATAAGCTTATCAAGAAATCTAAAGTTATAGG cACTTTCTTATCAATTGTTGGTGTGATTTTCTTTTTGGTGTTTAATAAGTTTAATAAGAATGCTGAATTAGACGCAAGGACATTTACCCAATTTGTTGGTAATTCGGTAttgaacaaaaaaaatgagaagttttttaatgataccaatttatatttcttgaattataaatatgaaggaaatgaagatataataaagatgatatatgattatattaatgaatatatatcatcTAATATACAACATGAAATGgttaaaataaaaataacgGATACAATTGAACAGAATATATTGATAAGTAATGTAGGATGTAAatattgtaataatatggaaAGTTTAGTTGTAGTAATAAATTTTGATTTTAAAGAAAGGAAATTTTTTCATAGCTTAGTTATTGGTTTAACATTAATAGAACATTTTTCTAAATGTAATTATATGAGTAAAGATGtgatttttttatttacaaataaagaattattatattctttagGTATTCAAGAatttatacaaaaatatttttataataatactaatataattggaaaaaaaattattagaTCTTCTACTATTATTGAATTTGATTCTATTTATCCTTctaatattaaaattaattatgAAGGATTAAATGGTATGTTGCCTAATCAAGActtgatattattattaacaaatgaacttcatttttattctaTTCCTATTAAAATGGAGCTTACTCATGGTTCCATATTTGATATGGCCCTGGAAAAGAATTACGAACATGGTCACATATACTTTCTGAG AGAGAATATTCCGTCTTTTACTGCAACAGGGGTAAGCAAAGTACCCATTAGAAGTAAAATgattaatttatttaacCTAACAAAAGCACTACAAAGTTATTTAAGAAGTCAGAGTAATACACATGAAGGTTTTTGTCATTCTtcaaatttttatttttttaatacattcAAAAGGCATATACCAATAAgtatatattgttatagtgtttatttaatatgCGCATATACCATaatgaaattatttaaatcaGCAACTTTTAGAAGCtatgtaaattttttaacaaGTTTCTACACTTATTTGATAacaatattaattatttccctacctatatatttaatttcaacaaataaaaaatttaatgaGTTGTTGAACtttaaaacaaattatattcCTAAATGTCAGGAATGGCATCCTGATAAttttgataaatatataaaaatagcAAGTATTTGGTGgaatgttttatttttttcaattattgttgcatttttttttaatttatttatttcttttttagttaataaaaaaagaaaaattatacaacaaaaaaatgataaaaatgaatcATTTGGTGGCTATAAAAAGGTAGAAAGGGTAGAACGAATTTtaatattagaaaaaatcAAACAACTGCAAAATGAAATAATGAAACGAAAAGGTAttacaaataattataataatcatattaaaaattataataatatattatatactaatgaaaatatatacaataataaaaataataataataattgtgaaaacatatataataatggagaaataaaaaaaaatattctgGTTAAAccaaaaattataaatagTGATGACGAAGATTTTCTTcttgaaaaaaaaaattctgaattcattaaaaaaatagaaaaacaaatagaaatattagAAGAAAAATTGGAATTTTTAAGtaatgatgaaaatgtaagatatattttttataataattctatAGCACCATTTAATACaatgatgatatatatgaatattttttatttcatattgGTAGTGATATTAAGTTCG ttgTATAATTGGTCCTATTCTGTATTATTTAGCATGGTACTTGTAATTCCTATATCacttttaaataatataagaaaaaaaacagTCAGTATATTTCAAAGGATTGTTCTTTCActttttattctttttatgtttatttatatgtatcCTAATGATAATCATATTTGG AATTTAAGGCAGAAACTAACCAATTTATTAGGGAATAATTTATCAAGGTGTTGTAAATATTTAGACAAACACAAAATACTACAGCACAAATATTTCCCAGAAAGTTTGCAATTTATTTGTTCCAATAAGTTATTAGATTCTTTctatgtaaaaaaatattttttggataatctatatattaaatttaattatattttggATATTCAAAATGGATTCTTATTAACTTTATACAATATAGCAAGAAATCATTTTTGCATTGGTACAGCTACCTATCCTCTAATATGCTTTACCTTACTCccaatattattttatatagcttttttatttttttgttaa
- a CDS encoding hypothetical protein (conserved Plasmodium protein, unknown function) yields the protein MNQEEKVLYCFMENKMLLKEFCDNYVAIKKNEETLKEEYNKIKLQNVQLQNEIEKYVQIIKDIGIKKEKEIDSSMFEYDAKIKKLEKEIEFLNDSLNTERSNYNDKVKEYTYLQGEYEKCKEYLKTKKNQNDIDTIHNNDRKNNNDNYINHNNMKHNNINHNNINHNNINHNNIIQNNIIVLNKIYNNIDEKVKDVVEQIKEIKTCRHYMEQNIKEYQSLLNDYLERITDLHLKYDECYKLYKQNQYKNLIYKCQKKLFLGEIELLKNNNEMLKNEIIFFKKNIKKVNEEKKEYYTLFKKSEDENHSCLNKLKKRKYKEMLQDLENTNTNADTNTDTNTNKNTNTNTNTNTTILCSSKLQLVQKTEENNFQNIIHNDLKYKEHIKYENQMIYDNHIINDNHIIHNNNIKNNKYIKLEQGESPLIKESPKDKTTSIINTPNINNISDNKQDLTNDEMININHVSSKMIFVSNKVHAQNESEISKGMFFFSDSDINKKKKKKLYMYFSI from the coding sequence atgaatcaagaagaaaaagtattatattgttttatggaaaataaaatgCTTCTAAAAGAGTTTTGTGATAATTATGTTGcaataaagaaaaatgaagaaaCTCTAAAGGAAGaatacaataaaataaaattacaGAATGTTCAACTTCAAAAtgaaatagaaaaatatgtacaaatcataaaagatataggcataaaaaaagaaaaagaaattgACAGTTCTATGTTTGAATATGATgcaaaaattaaaaaattagaGAAAGAAATAGAATTTCTAAATGATTCATTAAATACAGAAAGAAGTAATTATAATGACAAAGTTAAAGAATATACCTATTTACAAGGtgaatatgaaaaatgtAAGGAATATTTAAAGACAAAGAAAAATCAAAACGATATAGATACtattcataataatgataGGAAGAacaataatgataattatatcaACCATAATAACATgaaacataataatataaaccataataatataaaccacaataatataaaccACAATAATATCATACAAAATAACATCATTGTACtcaataaaatatataataacatagACGAAAAAGTAAAAGACGTTGTAGAAcaaataaaagaaataaaaacGTGTAGACATTATATGgaacaaaatattaaagaatatCAATCTCTTTTAAATGATTATTTAGAAAGAATCACAGATCtacatttaaaatatgaCGAGTGctataaattatataaacaaaatcaatacaaaaatttaatttataaatgtCAAAAAAAACTCTTTTTAGGAGAAATAGaacttttaaaaaataataatgaaatgttaaaaaatgaaataatatttttcaaaaaaaatattaaaaaggttaatgaagaaaaaaaagaatattataccttatttaaaaaatcaGAAGACGAAAATCATTCATGcttaaataaattaaagaaacgaaaatataaagaaatgTTACAAGATTTAGAAAATACAAACACAAATGCAGACACAAATACAGACACAAATACAAACAAAAATACAAACACAAATACAAACACAAATACAACCATTTTATGTTCATCAAAACTTCAACTGGTTCAAAAGACcgaagaaaataattttcagaatataatacataatgatctaaaatataaagaacatataaaatatgagAACCAAATGATTTATgataatcatataataaatgacaatcatataatacataataataatataaaaaataataaatatataaaacttGAACAAGGTGAATCACCTCTTATAAAGGAATCACCAAAGGATAAAACAACATCTATAATTAACACACCTAACATAAACAATATATCAGACAATAAACAAGACCTAACAAATGATGAAATGATTAATATCAATCATGTAAGTTCAAAAATGATATTTGTTTCAAATAAAGTACATGCACAAAATGAATCTGAAATAAGTAAAGgtatgttttttttttcagattctgatataaacaaaaagaaaaaaaaaaaattatatatgtatttttcaatatga